Proteins from a genomic interval of Clostridium sp. AN503:
- a CDS encoding TRAP transporter small permease codes for MKTFERINSVIINIIEKFLIMIGSILTITVLVNVFMRYFFRSTIPWAEELSRFLFIWVTFVGVVIANDRSEHMRLDFIVHMLPEKVRKLVELLAYAISIFLLAMLVQGGIKYSMTQWDWRSSALGVRHGLVYAIAPISLCYMMLQFLSRFISGVQEMLGKDGERS; via the coding sequence TTGAAAACATTTGAACGTATCAATTCAGTGATCATCAATATCATTGAAAAATTCCTTATTATGATAGGGAGCATACTTACCATCACCGTCCTGGTGAACGTGTTTATGAGATATTTTTTTCGTTCGACGATTCCGTGGGCGGAGGAGCTGTCCAGGTTTTTGTTCATTTGGGTGACGTTTGTCGGAGTGGTGATCGCAAATGACCGGTCGGAGCATATGAGGCTGGATTTCATTGTGCACATGCTGCCGGAAAAAGTCAGAAAGCTGGTGGAACTCCTTGCGTATGCGATTTCCATATTCCTGCTGGCAATGCTGGTTCAGGGCGGGATCAAATACTCAATGACGCAGTGGGACTGGAGATCGTCGGCTCTGGGCGTACGGCATGGCCTGGTTTATGCCATAGCTCCCATCAGCCTGTGCTATATGATGCTGCAGTTTTTATCACGGTTTATAAGCGGTGTGCAGGAAATGCTGGGAAAGGATGGTGAGAGATCGTGA